One genomic window of Lytechinus variegatus isolate NC3 chromosome 1, Lvar_3.0, whole genome shotgun sequence includes the following:
- the LOC121430750 gene encoding uncharacterized protein K02A2.6-like, translated as MASAPAGKAESFNPDVEPYEVYRERIDQYFIANDINNERKKVAVLLSVMGAKEYGLLKSLVAPRRVPELSLDEIDAVLKEHYNPTPPVMLERYRFYKRNQGHDETIAVYLAELKKMAETCDFRVFRSEALRDRFVCGLADRNIQKRLLSEDNLTIDKAVKLALSIEAASKNAEVLQPGDSKSRSSYVNYGKSTNDCYCCGRKGHVKKQCRYKDYTCEICHRKGHLKQVCKDKSSSLKSKSGREKEQKKEKSHKPKYKSRRKSRVGVSHVEGDQVETSSVGSSESNTSDDEDVYHIRVHKVNRSVQPIMVNVEIEGTKIPMEVDTGCGVSIISQAVFEKHFKQKVQVQKCGVKLKTFTEEKIPVLGKCVVDVNYHGQRKRLPLIVVKNNGPTLLGRDWLWTIRLQWKEIFSVHHASQCSSPQDRIEKIVANSDVFDNNVGRVKGVQAKLKVRNDVEPKFFKPRPIPFALKDKVAEEIDRLVKEGILEPVEFSDWAAPVVPVQKPDGRIRLCGDYKVTINPQLEVKEYPMPRPEELFASLQGGKKFTKLGLKNAYQQVDLEEKSRQYVTINTHLGLFRYTRLPFGVSSAPAIFQECMDKILHGLQGVGCYLDDIIVTGSNDQEHASNLERVLKRLSQFGLRLKQSKCVFLQKSVEYLGHVVDAEGLHPSPSRVEAIASACPPRDVSEVQSFIGIVNYYRKFIPNLASILEPIDELKKSKQMFVWTDKCQEAFDLVKKILSSNQVLCYFDPSKEVTLAVDASPYGIGAVISHVTEGAEAPIAYASRKLTKAETNYSQLEKEALAIVYGVRFFHQYLCGRKFTLLTDHKPLTFLLGPKKGIPVLAASRLQRWAILLSGYVYEIKYRTSKQNANADFLSRLPSSGKIESQQDEFVVKWTEEATKTNEAKLKSLPITAEKIRQASEKDKTLSRVRIFVLNGWPRRDELSPDFDAWLRKKDEMTVESGCLLWGTRVIIPECLQQYILEELHRGHQGMVKMKSLARMHVYWPGLDQDIERLVQSCAPCQAMQTLPSAAPVNPWAWPSQPWHRVHIDFAGPFLDQMFLLAVDAHSKWPEVIPMKSTTASNTIRVLRSLFSRHGLPMEVVSDNGPQFVAEEFSIFLKKNGIQHIKSAVKHPASNGEVERFVQTFKKAMKKARSDEGDVRLKLDRFLLSYRTTPHVVTQETPAKMLMGRELRTRLSQVRPDLGLKLQQKRAPKKDRVRMFEVGEQVRVLDFRINADRWSEGVVTKVLGPVTYQVAVDSFLWKRHVDQIRKMVQHVDSRLRLEPFKPTVPNTDMHRDHITITDTSTDKDLPNTPSTSQKHTSQSPQKITPTQQNSQTEHQPNKEQILRRSKRQITKPDRLNL; from the coding sequence ATGGCGTCGGCTCCAGCGGGTAAAGCAGAGAGTTTTAACCCAGATGTGGAACCTTATGAGGTTTATAGGGagcgtattgatcaatatttCATAGCAAATGACATTAACAATGAAAGGAAGAAGGTTGCTGTCTTGCTATCGGTCATGGGTGCCAAGGAATATGGGTTACTCAAAAGTCTTGTAGCGCCAAGGAGAGTTCCAGAACTTTCACTTGATGAGATTGATGCAGTATTGAAAGAGCACTACAACCCCACACCCCCTGTTATGCTTGAGAGATACAGATTCTACAAAAGAAACCAGGGACATGATGAGACGATTGCAGTGTATCTGGCTGAGCTGAAAAAGATGGCTGAGACGTGTGATTTCAGAGTGTTTCGCAGTGAGGCGTTGAGAGACAGATTCGTTTGTGGTTTAGCAGACCGGAACATTCAGAAGCGTCTACTGTCGGAAGATAACTTGACCATCGACAAGGCTGTCAAATTGGCTCTTAGTATAGAGGCAGCTAGTAAGAACGCTGAAGTGTTACAGCCAGGTGATTCGAAAAGTAGATCCAGCTACGTGAACTATGGGAAGTCTACCAATGATTGCTACTGTTGTGGAAGAAAAGGACATGTAAAGAAACAGTGCAGGTACAAAGACTACACTTGTGAAATTTGTCATCGTAAAGGACACTTGAAACAAGTCTGTAAGGATAAGAGTAGTAGTCTTAAGTCAAAGTCAGGTAGAGAGAAAgagcaaaagaaagaaaagtctCACAAACCAAAGTATAAGAGTAGAAGAAAGTCAAGAGTAGGGGTAAGCCATGTAGAGGGTGATCAGGTAGAAACAAGTAGTGTTGGAAGTTCAGAGTCAAACAcaagtgatgatgaagatgtatATCACATTAGAGTCCATAAGGTAAATAGAAGTGTTCAACCTATCATGGTCAATGTTGAAATAGAAGGTACAAAAATACCGATGGAAGTTGATACAGGCTGTGGTGTTTCTATCATAAGTCAAGCTGTGTTTGAAAAGCATTTCAAGCAGAAAGTACAGGTACAGAAGTGTGGAGTAAAACTCAAGACATTTACAGAAGAGAAAATACCTGTATTGGGTAAATGTGTGGTAGATGTCAACTATCATGGTCAAAGAAAGAGATTACCATTAATTGTTGTAAAGAATAATGGTCCAACTTTACTGGGTAGAGATTGGTTGTGGACAATTCGTCTGCAgtggaaagaaatattttctgtCCACCATGCGTCACAGTGTAGTTCACCACAAGACAGAATAGAGAAGATAGTAGCTAACAGTGATGTCTTTGACAATAATGTTGGGAGAGTTAAAGGGGTTCAAGCCAAATTGAAAGTGAGAAATGATGTAGAGCCAAAGTTCTTTAAACCCAGGCCTATTCCTTTTGCACTCAAAGACAAAGTAGCTGAGGAAATTGATAGGTTAGTGAAAGAAGGGATACTAGAACCAGTGGAGTTTTCAGATTGGGCTGCTCCTGTTGTACCGGTCCAAAAGCCGGATGGTAGAATTAGGCTTTGTGGTGATTACAAAGTTACCATTAATCCACAGTTAGAAGTGAAAGAATACCCTATGCCTAGACCCGAAGAGCTTTTTGCTAGCCTTCAAGGTGGGAAGAAGTTTACAAAGCTTGGTTTGAAGAATGCTTATCAACAAGTTGACTTAGAGGAAAAATCAAGACAATATGTTACAATTAACACACATCTAGGATTATTTAGGTATACAAGGTTACCGTTTGGAGTGAGTTCGGCCCCGGCCATATTCCAGGAATGCATGGATAAGATACTACATGGTCTGCAAGGAGTTGGTTGCTACCTGGATGATATCATAGTCACAGGGTCGAATGACCAGGAACATGCCTCCAACCTGGAAAGGGTTTTAAAGAGGCTTAGCCAGTTTGGACTAAGGCTGAAGCAGTCCAAGTGTGTATTTCTTCAGAAGTCGGTGGAGTACCTAGGGCACGTTGTAGATGCAGAGGGGTTACACCCGTCCCCGTCCCGTGTTGAAGCCATTGCATCAGCATGCCCGCCTAGAGATGTCTCTGAAGTACAGTCCTTCATAGGGATTGTCAATTATTATCGAAAGTTCATTCCAAATTTGGCATCTATTTTGGAACCTATAGATGAGCTGAAGAAGAGTAAGCAGATGTTTGTCTGGACAGACAAATGCCAAGAAGCCTTTGACTTGGTTAAGAAGATCCTAAGCTCTAATCAAGTATTGTGTTACTTCGATCCAAGCAAAGAGGTAACTCTCGCAGTGGATGCGTCACCCTACGGGATAGGAGCTGTTATCTCCCATGTGACGGAAGGAGCTGAGGCACCCATTGCCTATGCATCCAGAAAGTTGACTAAGGCCGAGACAAATTATTCTCAACTAGAAAAGGAAGCACTTGCCATTGTCTACGGTGTGAGATTTTTCCATCAGTATCTTTGTGGTAGGAAGTTTACACTTCTGACCGACCACAAACCATTGACCTTTCTCTTGGGACCAAAGAAAGGGATTCCTGTGCTTGCAGCATCACGGTTGCAACGTTGGGCTATTTTGCTCTCAGGATACGTGTACGAAATTAAATATCGTACTTCTAAGCAGAATGCAAATGCTGATTTTCTGTCACGTCTTCCCAGTTCTGGAAAGATTGAGAGCCAGCAGGATGAGTTTGTCGTCAAGTGGACTGAAGAGGCTACTAAGACGAATGAGGCAAAGTTGAAGTCCTTGCCGATTACAGCCGAGAAGATACGACAGGCCTCGGAGAAGGATAAGACCTTGTCAAGAGTTCGGATATTTGTCCTGAATGGATGGCCACGTCGAGACGAGCTATCACCAGATTTCGATGCGTGGCTAAGGAAGAAAGATGAGATGACGGTGGAATCAGGTTGTTTGTTGTGGGGAACAAGGGTTATTATCCCAGAATGTCTGCAGCAATACATCTTAGAAGAACTCCACCGAGGTCATCAAggaatggtgaagatgaagagTCTTGCTCGGATGCATGTGTATTGGCCAGGTCTTGATCAGGATATTGAACGATTGGTACAATCTTGTGCACCATGCCAAGCCATGCAGACTTTACCATCTGCAGCTCCGGTGAATCCTTGGGCATGGCCCTCACAGCCATGGCACAGAGTACATATTGACTTTGCTGGACCATTTTTGGATCAGATGTTCTTGTTAGCTGTCGATGCTCACAGTAAATGGCCAGAGGTCATTCCCATGAAATCTACAACAGCTTCAAATACCATTAGAGTTCTGAGAAGTCTATTTTCACGACATGGTCTTCCCATGGAAGTGGTATCGGATAACGGACCCCAGTTCGTTGCAGAGGAGTTTTCTATCTTCTTGAAGAAGAATGGAATCCAGCACATCAAGTCTGCCGTGAAGCACCCAGCTTCTAATGGGGAAGTGGAACGTTTTGTTCAAACCTTCAAGAAGGCCATGAAGAAAGCAAGATCAGATGAAGGTGATGTGCGTCTGAAGTTGGATAGGTTTTTGTTGTCATACAGAACCACTCCTCATGTGGTTACTCAAGAAACACCAGCCAAGATGCTTATGGGGAGAGAGTTGAGGACACGCCTGAGTCAAGTGAGACCAGATTTAGGCTTGAAGCTACAACAGAAGAGAGCTCCCAAGAAAGATAGAGTGAGGATGTTTGAGGTTGGAGAACAAGTAAGGGTTCTTGATTTTCGGATCAATGCTGATAGGTGGTCTGAAGGTGTGGTGACCAAAGTCCTTGGTCCAGTGACTTATCAGGTTGCGGTTGATAGTTTTCTGTGGAAAAGGCATGTTGATCAGATCAGAAAGATGGTACAGCATGTAGATTCCAGGTTGAGGTTGGAGCCATTCAAACCAACGGTACCAAACACAGATATGCACAGAGATCATATCACAATCACAGACACCTCAACAGACAAAGACTTGCCAAACACACCAAGTACATCACAGAAACATACATCTCAATCACCTCAGAAAATCACTCCAACTCAACAGAACAGTCAGACAGAGCACCAGCCAAACAAAGAACAAATCTTGCGTCGTTCAAAACGTCAAATCACAAAACCAGATCGGTTAAATTTGTAA